The DNA region AACGCTATGAATATGAATTCGTCCCTTTTAATTCCGACAAGTCTGTTGAATTTATCAAAGATCATCTGCCTTCTGGGAGCAGAATCTTGCAATCTTGCAATGGATTGATGCTTTGTTGCAACAAGATCACTGTACTGAATAATGATCCTGAATGCTTTGTTTACAATCCCACCACCAAGAAGTACTTTTCAATCCTACCAAAACCAGATGCAACAAATGGGATTTGGAAAAGAATTCGTGGGATCAACTTGGCTTATGATCCTGTCGAGTCGTTTCACTACAAAATTGTCTCTGTCTGGTCATTTGAATCGCGTCAGGGCACGGACCCGGATTCGCATTTCCAGATCATAGTTTACTCGTCGGAGACCCATAGTTGGCCTGTGCAAAGCCAGCCCTTTACTTCTTCGGCAAATTTCGAGAAAGGGGTGTATTGGAACAATGCCATAAATTGGATAGATACCGTTGGAAATGCAGAATCATTGTACTTCAATGTCCACAGTCTAACACTAAGTAAATTGCCGAGGCTGCCTCTCACATATAGCAGATACTGCAAGAGAGATCATTACTTCGGAGAGTCCTGCGATCACTTGCATTTCATCGACATGCGTGGTCCACAAGTGAAGCTCGTTGTTCACGAGCTGAAAAGGGATTATTCCGAGTGGTTCGTGAAGTACCAGGTCGATCTTTCGGTGGTTGCCGTGGCTAATCCTGCTATGGCTTCGAGTCGGGGCAACCCTATGTTCTGGTGGGGCTTCGTTTTCGAGGTTTCGGCTGTGGTCCGAGGTGAGCAAGACGGGGATTCGTTCTTGGTTTTGCAGATTCCTGGGAAAATCGTGAGGTACAACATTGTACGCAAGACTTTTGTAGATTTGGTGGAGTTCGAAGGTGGAATTGTTGGGTCATCTTTGAAGTATCCAAACGTTGGTGGCTTTCAGTATATTCACTCTCTTTGATGTTCTTAATTTTTATTCCATGTGATTATAGTCTTTAGATGTTGAATGTAAATTTGTGGGTAAATGTTTATATTGTAAATCTTAAACTTTTGGTAATAAAAATCTTTGTTTTTGTGTCCGAATTTACCTTAATTAATATGTATGGTTAAAAGATTTGGTGGTTCACCTCTAAGCACGTCAGATTGAAAACAAACTTACGCGTAAAGACCGCTGTTTAGTTGCATTATTGAATTGAACTTGTGTGAGGATAACGAAGGAGACGGGGTTAATGTGATCCTACCTATCTAGGCACTACCATCACTTCATTTCAACGGATAAGATCTTgccacacatacaatttcaaaaaaaagtgGGTTCTATATATGCATGAGAAAATCTTGGTCATTCGTCCTATTATGGGGGCAATGCTCACATGAGTATGATGAAATAAACCGGAGAGGGGACGGGCTACTTGCAAAAGTTCTTCGACAAAATTAATTCTTTTTTCACTTTTATCGTGAGGTTCGACCATGATTCCAAAACCAACGATTCTAATTTTAAAACTCGATGGTTAATGAAGGAGGAATTGGGAATCAAATCCGGAAGTAGAATCAAAAAATGGTTTTGATTTTGGCTTTTGAGAGATGTTTCTGATTTCGTTCCATGGTTGCCATGAACCATGATCGGGTCTACTTATCAAGATGTGAGACCCTCGAATATGACATTTAATTATCATACAATCTCTAAAAGTTATTCAccgaaagaaaaaataaaatgtgaaatttttttttcacttaTATGCGTACATACCCCAAAAaagtttaaaaacaaaaacaaatagcGATGGGACACGAAAATATCCTCAAGCATATGGATGCCAATGGGGCAGGGTGGGGGCGGGTTTGTCATCCATATCCTCGTCTTCGAATCTCATCTCCACCCTCATACTCGTATCGATTTTCGCTTTTTCGGGGATTCTTCGAAATCGAGGATCAACTTTTCATCCCCGCCCTCAtcttcattttaaaaatattaatgtaGCAAGACTAGGTTCGTGGATTTTCTcgaaccaaaacttattatcaTCTATTACTATTtgtgataatattaatattaaaatcaaaattaataataatattattattaatatttaaaaaaataataatattattataatattaatactaataatattattactttATTATTGATACTATTTTCGGGGCGGGTTCGGGTATGAGGATAATCTCATACCCTCCCCAAACTATTTcgagaatttaaaaaaaatccccAAACTCGAAAAAGCTGGGGATCCCCGTCCCCGTTTCGGGTTTTCCACGTGGAGCCCCAAACCAGTGGAAAAAGTTGTCATCTCTATCCAAGCATGTGTTTTTTCAGGGTAAACTCGacaattcacaatttttttattattttaattaatttgtcacctatttacatatttttatatcaaaaaatttaatttgattAGGTAGTTGATTAAtagataaatattaattaagtaGATGAAGAGTCGATTTTATAACAAACCTTGCAATTTGAATGATTGGATACATGAACTTGCTAGAGAAAACGAAAATAACACACATCACCATTTTTTTTAACTCTCAATTCTCTTGAAATCAATTTAACTAATTCAtcactttttaaattttattttctatctAATATATATTAGTAATCTCTCTTCACATTAATTAGGgcattaattattaaaatattactttttatgacaaagtattaatttttattataaatatcaacatGATTGACATATTtcacaaataaatatatgtcagaccatctcacaagagaactACTCTTATTTATATTGACATTTACAAAATCCtcctatatttatttataatatacattaaaaaaTGTCGCTAGTAGTAATTTATAAGGTCATTTTAACGTGCCTTccatatttatgtttatgagtgtctcctatattaatttaatttataggGACATTGAAAAATGTCAATGAGCATAATTTATAAGGAATTTTTATAATGCCTCTTAAGAGATTTTGCAATAGCATTTGTCGTTGTTATGATTATATTCTGATGTCTATTGCATCaaaaaaaatcacatatgtACTAATATCTTTTCTGACGAGCTTGTCACACAGGATTTGTTCAATATGATTTATTTGACTAACGTGGTTTGCAAACTGTTTCGTTGGTCCAAGAATTTACTCATTACGAACCGAAAAGTAGCAACAGTAGGTTCTCACgtcattaaaaaaaatcgcATATCACACCATTCATGCATATAAtaagttaaaataaaaataaaattttcaaaagatcTAAATAATAATCTGAACGAAAACAAAATGTAAAATCAATGTACTAATGCAAAAATTGTAATTCCCCTtataaaaatatgaatcaatGCTACGATTATGACTTTACTAACAAATTCCCTACCTCAAAATTGGCTACACACCAACAAAATATAACGAAGTTtcgataataaaataataaaaacaaaaaaataaataataaaaaaaaaaatcggtaGATTCATTGAGTAGCAATGTAGCATCTTCAGTCGTTACATCTTAATCAAAATCTGGTCTTCAAATgcaaatatgaatcatatatttttataaataataaaaatatagtgAATAGCGATTAATTCTAAAGATCGAATACCATTCCAAATGACAAAGTCAATCTATAATCAATATTATCTCTATAAACGTCTCACTTTCTTTATGAATTTTTGTGGGTTCATGAGTTTGTTGTTTTTTTCAAGGTCG from Primulina tabacum isolate GXHZ01 chromosome 14, ASM2559414v2, whole genome shotgun sequence includes:
- the LOC142525192 gene encoding F-box protein At5g07610-like translates to MEIQFQCSPQVKSAEIVASIADLLTEILLRLPTKSVLRFKLVSKRWFYLISDPKFCQLLSPNPNPAVGLFLPSSTNSSEDHQRYEYEFVPFNSDKSVEFIKDHLPSGSRILQSCNGLMLCCNKITVLNNDPECFVYNPTTKKYFSILPKPDATNGIWKRIRGINLAYDPVESFHYKIVSVWSFESRQGTDPDSHFQIIVYSSETHSWPVQSQPFTSSANFEKGVYWNNAINWIDTVGNAESLYFNVHSLTLSKLPRLPLTYSRYCKRDHYFGESCDHLHFIDMRGPQVKLVVHELKRDYSEWFVKYQVDLSVVAVANPAMASSRGNPMFWWGFVFEVSAVVRGEQDGDSFLVLQIPGKIVRYNIVRKTFVDLVEFEGGIVGSSLKYPNVGGFQYIHSL